The nucleotide window GAAGGTACATGGGATAGCGCATTAGAAATGGCAGGTGGAAGAAACAACCTTATAGCCGGCTGCACCGTACGAAACACAGGAATTATGGGAATACACATTAATAAAGGATGGTTTCATGGTATAGTAGGTTGCGATATATATGATACCGGAGAGGGAGGAGTTAAACTAAACGGTGGGGATGTAGAAAAACTTATCCCAGGAGGCCATTATGTTGAGAATAACCATATATACAGGTTTAACAGGTTTAGTTTTGGGGGAGAAAAATTTGGAATTTCAATGCAAGAAGGAATCGGTAACAGAGCTTCACACAATGTGGTGTATGATTCCCCTTACATTGGAATAGCATTCAGCGAAAATGACAATATTATTGAATATAACGAAGTTTACGATACTATGTATGAAGGCCAAGATGGTGGCGCCATATACAATCACAATAGACAAGCATATTTAAGAGGCAGAGGTAATGTGATGCGTTACAATTTTATCCATCATATAACTTCACATTCTTCTCCCACCAGGCCAAGTCTTGCCGCAGGTATTACCATAGACGGAGTCAACGGAGCTATGACTATGGAAGGCAATATATTTTACCGTAACGCTCCTGCTATATTTACCCACGGACCAGATGCCCGCATTGAAAACAATTTCTTTATAGACAATGCGCAGGGTATTCTTATGGGGAGAAGGTTACACCTTAGCCATACAGGGCTACACAGACTTTTACCCACGGTTGAACAACTTTTTAAAGAGGTCAATTACAAACAACCCCCTTGGAATTACAGGTATCCACAAGCAGTACAAGTGTTTGAAGATACGTTACCCCTCGGGAAAACTGAAAAAAACATAATAGAAAGGAATATAAATAGCAAGGGCTTTTTTCTACAAATTCCTCTATCTATAAACGCAAAAAATAGTATTATTAAAAATAACTGGGACCAAGGTGACCCATTGTTTGTAGATGCACAAAATATGGATTTCAGACTTAGGCCAGGCTCACCTGTATTTGGAATAAGCGGGGTTGAACCTGTGTATTTTGAAAATATGGGATTATACAAAGACCAACTGCGTGCTAGCTGGCCAGTAGAAAAAGCTCCTGCAGGTAAATACTACCAAGCCGATAAAACCCTAAACAGACTCGACCAACAGGATACCGACCCTATGACACGTAGATTCCCACCATTAAAAAGAATTAGCGAAGCTCGCGAATATCAAGTAAAGAGAAGAACGTCTCCCATAACGATAGACGGCAACCTTGATAACACTGAATGGCTACAACTTGATAAAGGTAAAGCCATGCTCATAGAAGAAAATCATATAACAGGCAAAATAAAGGAAGGAGCAAGAAGTTACGCGTGGCTCTTGTTTGACGATAATTACCTTTATTTAGGAATAGAGAACTGCCCTGACCCATGGAAAGAAGGCCTTAAAAAAGAGTTATCTTCTTCTTTAAACGAAATCACAATAGAAGGTATTTTTGGTAAAAACACACCCTGGTGGGAAAAAGATATGCCGATAGGTCCTCTTTACACATTTAGTGGACACTCAGACGGTAATTTCAAAATACACGACCTTTATGGGATGCCTTTAGAATCGGCAGAATTGATTCAAAAAAACATAGAATATAAGACCAAAATAATAGATCCAAAAACCTATCACTGGACAGCAGAATGGAAGATACCATTTTCAGTTCTTTCTATGTCAGTTAAGGATATCAGTTCGCTGAAATTCAATATCGGAGGACCCAAAAGAGAAGGGTGGGTCTGCTGGGTAGCAACTGGTAGCTCATTGTGGCGCATAGACAACGCTGGCTCTATAAAGTTTTCCGAATAAACGAAGGTCTAACTTTCAAATAAGTGCGCCCTTTAAGCAACGATAAGGTTAAGTATTTTGTTCTGTATATATATCTGTCTTTTTATTGTTTTGCCCTCAATCCACTTTAAAAAGGTAGTATCTTTCATAACACCACGTAAAACGTCTGCCTCTGTTGCTCCATAAGAAACTTTAATTTTACCTCTAACTTTTCCGTTCACCTGAACAACCACCATAACTTCTTTATCCAATATCAACTCTTCACTCCATTTTGGCCACTCCTCAACAGTAATAGAGGTCTCTTTTAGGTGTTTGTTCCATAGTTCTTCTGCAAAATGAGGCGTAAAAGGAGCAAGTATTTTAATGAAATCCAGCCACGCAGAAACAAGTTTTCCTTTTGAAACTTTACCAGCTTCAAGTATTTTGCTCAACTCGTTGATAAACTCCATCATTTTTGCTATCGCAGTATTAAACTGGAATTCACGTTCAATATCTTCTGTAACTCCTTTAACAACTCTGTTTATAATTTTTATCAAATGGTTATCATCATCATCATTACTGCCAGTATTTTGATATTTGAGTATTCTTTCATTAAAACCCCATACCCTATTAACAAACCTCCACGCTCCTTCAATACCTGTTTCAGCCCATTCAAGGTCAAGTTCCGGAGGTGCAGCAAAAAGAATAAAAAGTCTTAACGTATCAGCACCATATTTATTTATGATTTCTCTTGGGTCAACAACATTACCCTTAGATTTTGACATTTTCGACCCATCTTTAATAATCATTCCTTGACACAGTAGATTCTTAAAAGGTTCTGAGAAAGAAACATACCCCATATCTTTAAGCGCTTTAACAAAAAACCTGCTATAAAGAAGGTGGAGTATTGCGTGCTCTATACCTCCTATATACTGGTCAACAGGCATCCAATAGTCAACCTCTTCCCTATCAAAAGCCTTATCTTCATAAACCTCTGAAGCGTATCTCAAAAAATACCAAGAAGAGTCCATAAAAGTATCCATTGTATCTGTTTCACGTTTAGCGTTCTCTTTACAGACAGGACATTTACATTCAACAAACTCTTTTATTTTTTTAAGAGGTGATTCTCCCGTACCAGTAAACTCAACATTGTAGGGTAGGGTTATAGGAAGTTCTTCCTCCGGAACAGGAACAATCCCACATTTATCGCAATATATTATTGGAATAGGCGTCCCCCAATACCTTTGTCTTGATATACACCAATCCCTAAGGCTATAATTTATGGTCTTCTTTCCACGTCCTTCAGATTCAAGACTTTTAGTAATCTCTTTAATACATTCTCTATTATGGAGCCCGTTAAATTGGGCAGAGTTAATCATAACTCCTTCACCCTCATAAGCATAATCTTGGCTTTCAGTACCATCACTCCATTCAGGGTTTTTTATAACAAACCTTACAGGAAGTTTATATTTATGTGCAAACTCAAAATCTCTCTGGTCGTGGGCAGGTACAGCCATAATCGCTCCTGTGCCGTACTCCATAAGAACATAGTTACCTATCCATATAGGTATCTCTTGGTTATTCACAGGGTTAACCGCTTTTATTCCAGTATCAACACCCTCTTTTTCCATTTTTGCTGTAATCTCTGCAGTAATATTCTGGTTCAAGACTTTTTTCAAAAAAACCTCAACAGAGTCTTTCACAGGACTTATTGAAAGAATCTCTTTAACAATAGGGTGGCGAGGAGAAATAACCATATAGGTTGCCCCAAAAAGCGTATCTGCTCTGGTGGTATAGACTGGAAGATTCTTATTTAACGCAGGAACATTAAAAGATATTTCAGCGCCCTCGCTCCTACCTATCCAGTTTTTCTGCATAAGAATTACCCGTTCAGGCCAGTTAGAAATACCAGAAAAATCGAGAAGTTTTTCTGCGTAATCGGTTATTTTAATAAACCATTGAGGAAACTCTTTCTGCTCGACAGGAGAATTACATCTCCAACACCCACCATCTACTACCTGTTCGTTAGCAAGGACTGTCTGACACGAAGAACACCAGTTTGCAGGTGAAAGTTTTTTATAGATAAGCCCATATTTATATAACTGCAGAAAGAAAAATTGGTTCCATCTATAATATTCTGGTGCGCAAGTTACAACCTGCCTTTCCCAACAGTATGATATACCCAATCTTTTAAGTTGGCTACTGATAGTTTCTATATTTTTATATGTCCAATCCTTCGGATGAACATTCTGTTTTATAGCGGCATTTTCAGCAGGCATACCAAAAGCATCGTACCCTATCGGATGAAGGATGTTATACTGTTTCATCTTCATAAATCTGGCTAAAACATCTCCAATGGTATAGTTTCTTACGTGCCCCATATGCATTTGAGCAGAAGTATATGGAAACATTTCTAAAACGTAGAATTTCTTCTTATCTTTAAGAAATGTAGCTCTATCAATTCCTGTCTCTTCCCACCTTGCTTGCCATTTTTCTTCTATCTCCTTAAACCTATATTTTTCCATACTTCTCTCCCAATTTTCTCAATATTTTTAAGTTCCTAATATCATCAGCAGGGGTATCTTTTGGAGTTTCTATAATATAAGGTAGTGTTCCAAAATAATCATCTTTAATAAGATTTTCAAAACCTTTTAAACCAATATGTCCTTCTCCTATATGCTGATGCCTATCTGACCTGGAACCTTTTGAGGTCAGAGAATCATTTGCGTGAACCATTAAAATATACCTTAAACCAAAAGATTTTTCAATTTCGCTTTTTAGGTTTTCAACAAACCCTTCAGTAGCCAAATCGTACCCTGATTCAAAAGCGTGCGCTGTGTCAAAACAGACTCCCGCTTTACCGTTTAGTTTATCAAGAATCTCTCCCAACTCATTCCATTTACTACCAACAGAATCTCCTTGTCCGGCAGTATTTTCAAGGAGAATTTTAACATTTCCTCCTACAAAATTTTTAAGATTATCTGCAACAGAAGCAACCCCATAGTTAATCCCCATACCTTTATGACTCCCTGGATGGATAACATAGTAAGCAACCCCCATCTTTTCACATTCCTCAAGTTCTACTTCAAGAACCTTACAAGACTTGTGTATTATAGTTTTATCAGGTGTAGCAAAATTGACAAGGTAGGGCATATGCACAGCAATAGGAAACACTTTTTTGGTTTCTGAGTCTTTTTTAAACTCTACCAACTCTTCATCGTCTCTACTTTTTCTGTTCCACCCTCTGGGGTTATGAAGAAAAATCTGACAACAATCACAGTTAAGTAGAAGGGTAGTTTCCAATACTGAATTAAGTTTTTTACCTAAAAAAATATGTGCGCCTATTTTCATTTTCTTTGACTTTTTATTTATTTAGTTTAATATTATTTAATGATAATGTAAAATAAAACTTTAATTCCCCAGTTCGTCTTTACGAGTTATGCTGATGAAGGTGGTAACTTTGGGGGCAAATGTCATACTTTCGCCTTAGTCAAGAGCAAAGAAAAGGAATACCTCCCGTCTTTGCCCTCTCCCCCAAGGGTAGAGGCAAGTAAGGAAAGATTGCATTGCGAGGATTTCTTAGCATGGCAAATAGCACTCCTCGTAAGACAAACACAAGGGGTTGGATTTTACAAAACTTTTTTTAAAACTTTGGAGAACTAAATGAAAAGAAAAATAAAAATAGGGATTATTGGAGCAGGAGGGATAGCTCAATATGCGCATATCCCAACTTATAAAAAGGCAGAAAACGTTGAAATAACATCAATAGCAGACACAAACGTAGAGAAACTAAAATATGCGTCTCAAAAATTTGATATTCCAAAAACTTTCACAAACTGGGAAGATATGCTCAACGAAGATATTGATGCCGTTAGTATCTGCACCCCCAACATTTTCCATTCCATACAGTCTATCAAAGCTATGGAAGCAGGTAAACACGTTCTTTGTGAAAAACCTTTATGCCTAACAGAGCAAGAAGTTGAAGATGTTTTCAATACATCGGAAAAAACAAAAATGAAATTTATGGGCGCTATGCCAAAACGGTACTCTGGCGAGGCTCAGATAATGAAAAAACTTATAGAGAACGGACATTTTGGCGAAATTTATTATATGAAAGCCAGTTATATGAGAAGAAGAGGTATTCCAGGACTCAACACTTGGTTCACAAATAAAAGACTCGCAGGTGGTGGACCAATGATGGACTTAGGTGTTCATATCATCGATTTCTTAATCTACCTAACAGGTATTTTTAACCCAGTAACAGTTTTTGGTACCACCTACTCTAAATTTTTTGATTCAACCACCGACGGCGGTTGGCCACCACTTGATACAAGAATAGGGAACAAATTTATTGAAGAAGTAAATGTAGAAGACCTTTCTTCTGGTTTTGTTAAATTTGCAAATGGAGCAACTCTTTTTGTTGAAACAAGTTGGGCGGGCAATTGTGAAACGGGTACAAAAATAAGTATTTTAGGCACAAAAGCTGGAGCCCAATTACCAGACCCCGAAAACGCCAAAAACCCTATTAAAATATTTGGTGAAATTGAAGAAGTTTTATCAGATACAATCCCAACAATCCCTCCAACCAAAGCATTTGATGAAGAGATTAACCATTTTCTTAAATGTGTAAGAGAAGATGTTGACACAGGAACAAAAAAAGATGAAATCCTTACCGTTACCCGTATAATAGACGGCATATACAGATCTGCTGAGTCAGGTAAACCTATTATGTACTAAAACAATTAAAGAGGAAAAGTGAAAAACAAAAAAGATTTTTTTAAAAAAAGTGATAGGTACAAACCGTCTACAAAAAAAGAAACTCCAAAAAAGGCTGGGAAAAAAGAGTTTTCTACATCAAGACAGCGTACCTATACAAAAGAGACAGAACCTCTTCTTGAGCAATATAAACTCAGCAAAGGGTTGATACAGATTTATACAGGAGACGGGAAAGGTAAAACTTGCACAGTAATAGGTCTTACCCTTAGGGCTTCGGGGGCAGGGTTAAAAACTGGTTTTTTTCAGTTCTTTAAAAGACCGTTCTCTTCTGAAATAAAAGTTTTAAGGGAACTAAAAAATATACATTTTTACACCTTTGCTTCACACTATTATCAGTCTGAATATATAACTAAAGAAGAAATTAAAAGATTTAAAGCCGATTTTAAAAATGTTTGGAAAAAAACTTTAAGTATTATAGAAAAGAATTCTTACGACATAATAATTCTTGATGAGATACTTGTTGCTTTAAGAGATGGCTTTTTAAGCGAGAACGAACTTTTAGATTTTATTCAGAACAAAAATCGTACAACTGAACTAATTATTACTGGCAGAGACATTACAGACAAACTAACAGAAGTTGCCGACCTAATAACTGAACTAAAAAAAATCAAACATCCTTTCCCCGACATTAAAGCACGAAAAGGGATAGATTTTTAACAAAGAAAACCTATTATGAAACTTAAAGTTGGAATAATTGGAGCGGGTGGAATTGCACAGTATGCTCATATCCCTTCTTACCAAAAGAATAGTGATATTGAAGTTGTTGCGATATCCGATACTAACCAAGAAAAATTGAAGACCGTCTCAGAAAAATTTAAGATACCTTTAACATTTAGCAGATGGGATGAAATGCTTAGCGAAGATTTAGATATTATAAGTATCTGTACCCCCAGCGTTTTTCACTTCCCTCAATCAGTAAAAGCTATGGAGTTAGGCAAACACGTGTTATGTGAAAAACCTATATGTATTAGTTCAAAAGAATTAAAAGAAATATTCAAAGTTTCAAGTAATACAGGTATGAAGTTTATGGGAGCAATGCATAAAAGGTTTTCTGGGGAAGCACAAGTACTAAAAAAAATAATCAAAAACGGACATCTGGGAAAGATTTATTATACAAAAGCAAGTTGGGTAAGAAGAAGAGGAATACCTTACCCCGGTTCGTGGTTCACAAACAAGAGTTTATCAGGTGGCGGAACTCTTATGGATATAGGGGTCCACGCAATAGATTTACTGATATACCTTACAGGGATTTCAGAACCAGAATTTGTCATAGGCGCAACTTACAACAAATTTAAAGATATAGCCACCGACGGCGGCTGGCCCCCACCTGATACAAGAAAAGGGGATAAATATACTGGTATCATAGATGTTGAAGAACTTGCGACAGGGTTTATAAAATTTAAAGGTGGAGAAACTCTTTTTGCAGAAGCGTGCTGGGCTGGAAATCTAAAAACTGATTTCAGTATAGATATATTAGGAACAAAAGGTGGAGCTCGTATAGTCAATCCAGGTGAAAGAAAGAAAAACTCATTAACTATTTATGGCGAAATAGAAGGCGTGATTTCAGATTTCACACCTACAGTTCCTATAACGAATCCTTTTCAGGAAGAAATAGAACATTTTGTTGACTGTATCAAAAACGATAGGATGCCCCTTACAAGCAGAGAAGAACTCCTTACTGTAATGGAAATCATTGAAGGCATATATCATTCAGCAACAAGCAATAGTTAAACAAGCAGGGGGAAAAAAGTATGGGGTGTTATTTACTCACTCTGGTACTACGGCGCATACACCTTCCCATTTTTGCCCTCTACCCTTGGGGGAGAGGAGTGCTGGTGCGAAGAATAATGAGCACTGTATAGCACAAAGGGCGAGTCGGTGAGCCCGCTGACTGAAGCCGTAGGGCAAGAAAGGGTGAGGGGGACTTTATGCAGACTATAGCAAAAGAATAGCAATAAAAGAGTAGAACAAACAAAAAAAGGAGAGCAATATGGGTTTTATGAAAGAATTCAAAGAATTTGCAGTAAAAGGTAATGTTGTAGATATGGCAGTAGGTATTATAATAGGGGCAGCTTTTGGGAAAATAGTATCTTCCTTTGTTGGAGATGTCATAATGCCTCCCATTGGAGCTTTACTCGGTGGGGTGAATTTTACTGAGTTAGCAATAATTATAAAAGAAGCATCTCCCGATACTCCTGCTGTTGTTATCTCATACGGAAAGTTTATCCAAACTCTGGTCGATTTTTTAATTGTAGCCTTTGCAATATTTGTTGTTATAAAAGGATTAAATTCTTTAAAACGGAAAGAAGTACCTGCTCCTGTTGAACCACCAGCACCTGGCAAAGAAGAAGTTCTACTTACAGAAATAAGAGACTTGCTTAAAAAAAATAACAAATAGCTAAGTCAAACCTTTGTTTATATTGCAGGGAGGTAAAACAAATGGTAAAAGCAGAGACAAAATACCTACCGTTCAATATAAAAGGTTATCCAAAATTTAATATAGCATACTGGGAACTAAATTCAGGGAAAAAAGGACCGTCTCTTCTTGTAACTTCTTGCTTACACGGCAACGAAGTTCAAGGAAGCGAAGTTCTTAGAAGATTCTGCCCCATAGCCGAAAAGAAACTTTTAAAAGGACGAATGATTCTTGTTCCGTTTGCCAACCCTCTTGCTCTGTGGAACAGAAGGCCTCATATAATTTCAACCCGTGCACACCCTAAAGGCAAGGAGATATGGGACGAAGAAAGGAAAATTTTTAGGTTTGACCTTCGCGACAACATAAACTGCACTTGGCCTGGAAACCCAAAAGGAAACGAGGCAGAACAGATAACAAATATTCTGTTTAACAAACTTGTAAAACAGGCAACACACCTAATAGATATGCACTGTTAGCAGCGTTTTCTTATTACTACTGGTCTTAGTAGCGATAATGAAAAAATACTTGATTTTGTAAAAGCAGCCGCACTTCCTGCGATATATATCAACAAACTCAGTCCTGAAAAACCCGGACTTTCCAAACCTCCGTATCTTCTAAGCACACTATTTGAAGCAACAGGCAGAATCAGTTTTGATATGGAATTTTCTGGACAGTATATTATCGTAGAAAAAGAAGTGGAGAGGGGCGTAAGGATGTTAGGCAACTGTTCTAAGTATCTTGAAATGTTCAAAGGCAAACCTGAAGGGCTCGATGAAACAGTCATATTTAAAGATAAAAACTCAAAAGAAGTTACTGTCACAGCACCTGAAAACGGACTATTTGTAGAGAATGGTCTTTCCAATGGCGACTATGTGAAAAAAGGAAGTATTCTTGGGGTAATCTTTAGCGACAGAACACTTAAAACTATCAAAATAAAAGCACCTGTCAGCGGATATCTTTATTCATACGGTCATAACAAAAGGTTTTGTGATGTTGATCTGGCTGATACGCATCCTTACGCAGCAAGGGCGACACTCTGGCAATAATTATAGAATCCCCCCAAAAGAAGACTAAATAATTTACACTTAACTATACAGTTATTTCGTACTTCTGGTTGCCACCTGTGCCTGCTTTTAAAAGAATACTACCTAACCGTTTACCTTTTGAGGAAACAAACCATTCTACCTTATTACCGCTAATACCAGGCAGGTGCCCTAAATCATAGAAAGAAGTTAAAGAAAGAAGTTTTGATTTTTCTGAAAGAACAAATTCAACCTGAACAGTTTGTAACCTTTTTAAAGATTTACCTTTATTAGTAATATTGGTAGGTAACGCCCCGTTATTTCTTACTGCCGCTCTTATTCTATAAATACCATCTCCAACAGATTCTGTTTTTATCTCTTCAATTAAAACATTTGGATGCATCTCCGAATGTTTAATAGTAAAACTATATGTTCTTTTAGAGATTTCTTCTAATTTGCTTAAAGATGGGTTCCCTACATAAGTACTACGTAATCCTCCAATCTCCACTTCGCCCAACTGAGGATGAACAAATCTTTTCCAATTTACAAAAAACTCTTCTTTATTCTTTTGAGTATCTATCCATTTAGCAAGTTTTCTTGATATCTCTACAATATCTTCTTCTTTTACTGCTTTAAACTGTTCCTCTGTAGATATTCCAGCACTATTGGTAAGAACCCCCAACTCAAACTCAAATACAAACAACCCAAGATGATGATACCCAAAATTATGAAAATGGCCTCTAAGATTATTGTCACGCCTATTTACCTTATGGTATTTTATTACTGGGATTACTGGAAACCCTGTTTCTTTAGAACCTATCTGAGCAAGTTCTTCCATCATAATTAAATCTTCTTCGTTAATATCAGAATCACTTCCTGTAGATGGAGGTCTTAACACAGCTTCTGGACCTGTGTGATACCCAAGAATACCAAAAATATTCTTTCTGCTATGTATAAATTCTGCAATACATTTCATTTCTAATTCACTAAAAGGAAAATCACCAGACCCAGACTGTTCTGGCTCAGGACGCCAGTCATAAGACCAGTTTCTATTCCAATCGAAAGAACGCCCTCCTATTTTTATATTTTCGCTACCATCCCAATTATGGATTATGCCTTCAGGATATACTTTATAAAAAGGACCTTTAGAATTAAATTTTCTTCTAATCATCAACCTATCATCTTTAGGGTCCTTAATTAACGCTCCATCTGGATGTTCTCGCCTCATTGATAAAATCATTCCGTTACCATCAATATCTTGTTGATAAAGATTATTTGTTAATCTTATACTTTTATCTATTCTGCTTCTAACTCTACCCTGGGTAGTAACAGCAAATTCTGCTCCATCTGGATTTAGCCGAGGTATAATGTAGAAAGTTATACGTTTTAGAAGTTCTGGCTCCTCTTTAACTAACCTCATAGCCGTGTAGAGAGAAGCGTGTGTACCCGCTAACTCGTTTGAATGTATATTTCCGTGTATAAGATAAGCTGGTTTATCTTCTGGTTTGCCGCTTTTAAAATCTGTAACAGTAAGCAGATGAAGTTTTCTCCCTTCTCTGGAAGTTCCAATAGAACCAAGTTTACATAAGTCAGGACGTGTTTCTACTAAAGAATAAAGAAAATTTGTTACCTCTTCAAACTTCATAAAACTATCATAAGATAAATTAGGTATTTTTTTTAGATTTGGCATTTTAACCTCCTAAATTATATTTTATTGTAATATAAACTTCTTTACATTATATGCTATAATACCATATAAAAGTTATTTAAAATAGGAGAACTTATGGCAAAGAAGAAAAAGAAAAAAGTAGGTAATGTACCAATGCCTGTTTTAACAAAAGGCAAACTATTAAGGTTACTTTTTTTCGTCATTCTTGTATCTTTAGGGTTTATTCTCAAAAAATATTTACCAACAATAAACACTTTTGGTTGGGGGTTTACTTTAGGGTTAATATGTATGGCTATTTTAACAGGCTAGCTTTTCTTTACATATACATTTAATCTTATAAATGTAGGAATATTTTTGCAAAAAACTTGATTTTTACATCCCAATATAATATATTGTTATTAAAGAATATTCCGTCTTTGCGACGATATGCGAAGCAATTTCCTCGGAGGTACTCGAGCCGGAATCTCGTTTTTTTTACTACTATTGTTAAGTGGATTAAATTAGAAATCCTGAAACAAGTTCAGGATGGTAAACTGGAACGTTGAAGGCACAAAACAGTAATAAAATAGGAGTCTCGAATGGAAAAATTATGGAGTTGGGCTGTAAGAGGTTCTCATTTCGGTGGAAAAACGCATGAAGAAATCATATCTATTTGTCATTACGCTAACATTGCTTCAGTAGAAGCAAACGTTGGCTGGGTTATAAACAGATCCGAAGAAGAGATTGTTGCCATTAAAGATAAATACCAAAAAAATGCTTTAAGGTTAGAAACTTTCCACCTTCCCAATGGTTTAGAGGGCGATATATGTGCCTTATATGAAACTATCAGGGAAAAAGCAGTTCAAATACAAAGTAAAATGATATATAACGCTTCCTTATTAGGATGCAGGGCAGTAATACTACACCCAACAACCACTTCTTATAATGTTGATAAAGAAGGTGTTGACAGGTACATTTCTCAGATGAGCAAAAGTATGGAAGTCTTACTTGAAATTGCAGAAAAAGAAAACGTGGTTATAGCAATAGAAAATATGTTGCCTGGCGATGATAACAACAGGTTTGGCTCCAAACCGAGCCATTTCAAACTTTTTATTGAAAGATTTTCTCATCCCAACTGCGGTTTCTGTCTTGATACTGGCCATGCACACGTTTCATTAGGTCAAGAAGGACCTGAAAAATTATTTGAAGTAATGTCAAAACGCCTTGTAGCAGTACACCTTCAAGATAACGCAGGATACACAGATTCTCACCTTGCTCCCGGTAAAGGTCTAATAAACTGGAAAAACATTTTTCAGGGTATGGTTAAAATAAAATTTAAATGGGCAGCCACTATTGAAGCACCCCCTTTCTATTACGGTCCTAACTATACTCACAGCAAGGAATCCTGGAAACAGTTAATAACAGATACAGATAACTTGGTTAAAGAAAGTTTTTCATAAATTATATTAAAGTTAACTCTTCGTAAGATAAAATATTACGAAGTAAAAATCATAATCTTGCACAAACAAAGGCAAGTAAGGAGGCATTATGTTTAGATACTCAGCTGGACCTTGGAACGTACACGAAGGTGCTGATATTTTTGGACCAGAAGTAAGAAAATCTATTACATTTGAAGAAAAAGTTTACAAGTTTAAAGAACTCGGTTTATCAGGTGTACAATTTCATGACGACGACGCTGTCCCAGAAATAGCTAAAATGAACGAAACCGAAATAAAAGCTCAAGCTCGTGAAGTTAGGGCGTTTCTTGACAAAGTAGGTATGGCAGCTGAATTTGTTGCTCCACGACTATGGCTTGCCCCTGAAACTATTGA belongs to bacterium and includes:
- a CDS encoding M14 family metallopeptidase: MPNLKKIPNLSYDSFMKFEEVTNFLYSLVETRPDLCKLGSIGTSREGRKLHLLTVTDFKSGKPEDKPAYLIHGNIHSNELAGTHASLYTAMRLVKEEPELLKRITFYIIPRLNPDGAEFAVTTQGRVRSRIDKSIRLTNNLYQQDIDGNGMILSMRREHPDGALIKDPKDDRLMIRRKFNSKGPFYKVYPEGIIHNWDGSENIKIGGRSFDWNRNWSYDWRPEPEQSGSGDFPFSELEMKCIAEFIHSRKNIFGILGYHTGPEAVLRPPSTGSDSDINEEDLIMMEELAQIGSKETGFPVIPVIKYHKVNRRDNNLRGHFHNFGYHHLGLFVFEFELGVLTNSAGISTEEQFKAVKEEDIVEISRKLAKWIDTQKNKEEFFVNWKRFVHPQLGEVEIGGLRSTYVGNPSLSKLEEISKRTYSFTIKHSEMHPNVLIEEIKTESVGDGIYRIRAAVRNNGALPTNITNKGKSLKRLQTVQVEFVLSEKSKLLSLTSFYDLGHLPGISGNKVEWFVSSKGKRLGSILLKAGTGGNQKYEITV
- a CDS encoding Gfo/Idh/MocA family oxidoreductase, with product MKLKVGIIGAGGIAQYAHIPSYQKNSDIEVVAISDTNQEKLKTVSEKFKIPLTFSRWDEMLSEDLDIISICTPSVFHFPQSVKAMELGKHVLCEKPICISSKELKEIFKVSSNTGMKFMGAMHKRFSGEAQVLKKIIKNGHLGKIYYTKASWVRRRGIPYPGSWFTNKSLSGGGTLMDIGVHAIDLLIYLTGISEPEFVIGATYNKFKDIATDGGWPPPDTRKGDKYTGIIDVEELATGFIKFKGGETLFAEACWAGNLKTDFSIDILGTKGGARIVNPGERKKNSLTIYGEIEGVISDFTPTVPITNPFQEEIEHFVDCIKNDRMPLTSREELLTVMEIIEGIYHSATSNS
- a CDS encoding sugar phosphate isomerase/epimerase; amino-acid sequence: MEKLWSWAVRGSHFGGKTHEEIISICHYANIASVEANVGWVINRSEEEIVAIKDKYQKNALRLETFHLPNGLEGDICALYETIREKAVQIQSKMIYNASLLGCRAVILHPTTTSYNVDKEGVDRYISQMSKSMEVLLEIAEKENVVIAIENMLPGDDNNRFGSKPSHFKLFIERFSHPNCGFCLDTGHAHVSLGQEGPEKLFEVMSKRLVAVHLQDNAGYTDSHLAPGKGLINWKNIFQGMVKIKFKWAATIEAPPFYYGPNYTHSKESWKQLITDTDNLVKESFS
- the mscL gene encoding large-conductance mechanosensitive channel protein MscL, translating into MGFMKEFKEFAVKGNVVDMAVGIIIGAAFGKIVSSFVGDVIMPPIGALLGGVNFTELAIIIKEASPDTPAVVISYGKFIQTLVDFLIVAFAIFVVIKGLNSLKRKEVPAPVEPPAPGKEEVLLTEIRDLLKKNNK